A section of the Deltaproteobacteria bacterium genome encodes:
- a CDS encoding ribbon-helix-helix protein, CopG family, which yields MKNTDLIGVRLSKKLKDVLQRMAEKDERSVSWIARKLIVDSLSKRGILPKEGSRPKPPKRPR from the coding sequence ATGAAAAATACCGACCTTATAGGCGTAAGACTTTCAAAAAAGTTAAAGGACGTCCTTCAACGCATGGCTGAGAAGGACGAGAGAAGTGTTTCGTGGATAGCAAGAAAACTCATCGTGGACTCGCTTTCCAAGCGCGGAATACTGCCGAAGGAAGGGTCGCGGCCAAAACCGCCGAAAAGGCCGCGCTAA
- a CDS encoding PilZ domain-containing protein, which yields MGVYIGDSVGGSDGRSSDRVAFRCKIRYGKGRLEYMALVTDISGTGLCIKTSEVYAKGEKLVMELESSGKLYRAEGVVMWAKVAPPGLSGVVKCGMGVSFTKQDEALAELYQRKKL from the coding sequence ATGGGTGTCTATATTGGCGATAGCGTCGGCGGCAGCGACGGTCGCAGTAGCGACAGGGTTGCCTTCAGGTGCAAGATACGGTATGGGAAGGGCAGGCTTGAGTACATGGCCCTTGTTACCGATATCTCTGGCACCGGTCTTTGCATAAAGACCAGTGAAGTTTATGCAAAAGGCGAAAAGCTCGTCATGGAACTCGAGAGCAGCGGCAAGCTCTACAGGGCCGAGGGCGTTGTGATGTGGGCAAAGGTTGCGCCGCCCGGGCTTTCGGGAGTGGTAAAGTGCGGCATGGGGGTTAGTTTTACAAAGCAGGACGAAGCCCTTGCCGAGCTTTATCAGAGAAAAAAGCTTTGA
- the uvrA gene encoding excinuclease ABC subunit UvrA yields the protein MKSIIIKGAREHNLKNFDIEIPKQKLVVITGVSGSGKSSLAFDTIYAEGQRRYVESLSVYARQFLEQMDKPDVESIEGLSPAIAIEQKTTSRNPRSTVGTITEIYDYLRLLYARVGSLYCHKCGKPINFQTITQMTERAMALEPGSRVLILSPVVRGRKGEYKKELDGFRRMGYTRARIDGAVVELDKVVSLDKRKKHFIDVIVDRLVIGGAVRGRLAEALESSTRLSGGFAAIEYADAPKGKKGLFFNERLSCADCGVSYPEITPAMFSFNSPHGACPECNGLGEKFFFDEELAVPDKNLSVNQAALLPWRKKGAASNAAWFEQIIPSLCRHYRFDADIPFAKLTKKVKDALLHGSGEEKIKVEYKKGKSSYTFHEPFEGLIANLERRYKETESEEARAELERFMNAQSCHVCLGSRLKAEALCVKVGDRTIRESVCATVADAFAFFSSLKLDETKAAIARRILKEITERLSFLVNVGLGYLSLERAAATLSGGEAQRIRLATQIGSSLTGVLYVLDEPSIGLHQRDNRRLIAALKRLRDMGNTVIVVEHDESTIESADFIIDMGPGAGELGGEVVASGSVKDILGSKRSMTAKYLDGELSIEVPKTRKRADGRMITLSGMKANNLKDITVSIPVGLMTCVTGVSGSGKSTFVIDTLERQLMRRLYGSKERAGALDSISGLEHVDKVIGIDQTPIGRTPRSNPATYTGVFMPIRELYSRLPEAKLKGYGPGRFSFNVKGGRCEACAGDGVIKVEMHFLPDVYVHCEECAKKRYNRETLEVRYKGKNIAECLEMTVLEAAKFFENVPQVKEKLDTLAEVGLGYIRLGQSATTLSGGEAQRIKLSKELSKRATGKTLYILDEPTTGLHFADIKMLISVLMRLRDAGNTIIIIEHNLDVIKSADYVIDLGPEGGEAGGRLMAEGTPEEIAKVKGSYTGEFLKEALSAKSIAMRAHPG from the coding sequence ATGAAGAGCATAATCATAAAAGGCGCCAGAGAGCATAACTTAAAGAACTTCGATATAGAGATACCAAAGCAAAAGCTCGTTGTGATTACCGGCGTCTCCGGTTCCGGAAAGTCTTCTCTTGCCTTTGACACCATATACGCCGAAGGCCAGAGGCGTTACGTCGAAAGCCTTTCGGTGTACGCAAGGCAGTTCCTGGAGCAGATGGATAAGCCAGATGTCGAGAGCATAGAAGGTCTTTCTCCTGCCATAGCAATTGAGCAGAAGACAACGAGCAGGAATCCGCGTTCAACTGTTGGCACAATAACCGAGATATACGATTACCTGCGGCTTCTTTACGCGCGCGTGGGCTCGCTCTATTGCCATAAATGCGGCAAGCCCATAAACTTCCAGACCATAACGCAGATGACCGAGCGCGCCATGGCGCTCGAGCCCGGCTCCCGCGTGCTTATTCTTTCCCCTGTGGTAAGGGGCAGAAAGGGCGAATATAAAAAAGAGCTCGATGGCTTTCGGCGCATGGGGTACACCCGCGCCCGTATAGACGGCGCGGTCGTGGAACTCGATAAAGTAGTTTCTCTCGACAAACGTAAAAAGCATTTTATAGATGTAATAGTGGACCGTCTTGTCATAGGTGGAGCCGTAAGGGGCCGCCTTGCCGAGGCCCTCGAGAGCTCTACAAGGCTTTCCGGAGGGTTTGCCGCAATAGAGTACGCAGACGCGCCAAAGGGCAAAAAAGGGCTGTTCTTTAACGAACGCCTCTCCTGCGCCGACTGCGGCGTAAGTTATCCGGAGATAACGCCGGCGATGTTCTCCTTTAACAGCCCGCACGGCGCGTGCCCGGAATGTAACGGCCTTGGCGAGAAGTTTTTTTTCGACGAGGAGCTTGCCGTGCCAGATAAGAACCTTTCGGTAAACCAGGCCGCGCTCTTACCGTGGAGGAAAAAGGGCGCGGCCTCGAATGCAGCGTGGTTCGAGCAGATAATCCCGTCGCTTTGCCGCCACTACCGCTTCGATGCCGATATTCCGTTTGCAAAGCTTACGAAAAAGGTCAAGGACGCCCTTTTACACGGCTCCGGTGAGGAAAAGATAAAAGTCGAGTACAAAAAGGGCAAGAGCTCGTACACGTTCCATGAACCGTTCGAAGGGCTGATAGCGAACCTTGAGCGAAGGTATAAGGAAACCGAGAGCGAAGAGGCGAGGGCAGAGCTCGAGAGGTTCATGAACGCGCAGAGCTGTCACGTGTGCCTGGGCTCGAGGCTAAAGGCCGAGGCCCTTTGCGTTAAGGTCGGGGACAGGACCATACGTGAGAGCGTTTGCGCGACGGTTGCCGATGCGTTCGCGTTTTTCTCTTCCTTGAAGCTCGACGAGACAAAGGCAGCTATAGCAAGGCGCATCTTAAAAGAAATAACCGAGCGGCTCTCTTTTCTCGTAAACGTCGGGCTCGGGTACCTTTCGCTCGAGAGGGCCGCTGCCACATTGTCAGGGGGCGAGGCGCAGCGCATAAGGCTCGCGACCCAGATAGGTTCTAGCCTAACGGGCGTGCTGTACGTGCTCGATGAGCCGTCCATAGGCCTTCATCAGAGGGATAACCGCCGCTTGATTGCCGCGCTAAAGAGGCTTCGCGACATGGGCAATACCGTTATCGTTGTCGAGCACGATGAGTCCACTATCGAGAGCGCCGACTTCATAATAGACATGGGCCCCGGCGCAGGCGAGCTTGGCGGAGAGGTCGTTGCCTCCGGCTCTGTTAAAGACATACTCGGATCGAAGAGGTCCATGACGGCAAAGTACCTTGACGGCGAGCTCTCTATAGAGGTGCCAAAGACTAGAAAGCGCGCTGATGGCCGTATGATAACGCTTTCAGGAATGAAGGCCAATAATTTAAAGGATATTACCGTAAGCATCCCTGTCGGGCTGATGACTTGCGTTACAGGGGTTTCGGGCTCCGGTAAAAGCACCTTTGTAATCGACACGCTGGAGAGGCAGTTGATGCGCCGTCTCTACGGCTCGAAGGAGCGGGCAGGCGCTCTCGATTCCATAAGCGGCCTTGAGCATGTCGATAAGGTCATTGGCATAGACCAGACTCCCATAGGAAGAACGCCAAGGAGCAACCCCGCCACATATACCGGCGTTTTCATGCCCATAAGGGAACTCTATAGCCGCCTTCCCGAGGCAAAGCTCAAAGGCTACGGCCCCGGGCGCTTTAGCTTCAACGTCAAGGGCGGACGGTGCGAGGCTTGCGCAGGGGACGGCGTGATAAAGGTCGAGATGCATTTTCTCCCGGACGTGTACGTGCACTGCGAGGAATGCGCCAAGAAGCGCTACAACAGGGAAACGCTCGAGGTGAGGTACAAAGGCAAAAACATCGCCGAGTGCCTGGAGATGACTGTTTTGGAGGCAGCGAAGTTTTTCGAGAATGTGCCTCAGGTAAAGGAAAAGTTGGATACACTTGCCGAGGTCGGGCTCGGGTACATACGGCTTGGTCAGTCTGCTACAACGCTTTCCGGCGGCGAGGCGCAGCGCATAAAGCTATCGAAGGAACTCTCGAAAAGGGCAACCGGGAAGACCCTTTATATACTTGACGAGCCGACCACGGGACTGCACTTTGCCGACATAAAGATGCTGATAAGCGTGCTTATGAGGCTTCGCGATGCGGGCAATACGATAATAATCATCGAGCACAATCTCGACGTCATAAAGTCCGCTGACTATGTCATAGACCTTGGCCCCGAGGGCGGCGAGGCCGGAGGCCGCTTGATGGCCGAGGGCACGCCCGAAGAGATTGCGAAGGTAAAGGGGTCGTATACAGGCGAGTTTCTAAAGGAAGCCCTTAGCGCGAAATCCATAGCCATGCGCGCACATCCAGGTTGA
- the pdxA gene encoding 4-hydroxythreonine-4-phosphate dehydrogenase PdxA — protein MKPRIAITMGDPSGVGPEIILKALGIRRVRESADIRVVGDEGVFARVSKKLSIPFPISVEIISASKINAAAVKPGRPSIEGSKAMIAAIELAVDMAVTGEADAIVTAPISKEAARLAGFKFPGHTEFIAHLTGSDEYAMMLGGESLKVVLVTIHEAIKNVPRLLTVGNILKTIRITDESFKKYFGMKRPRIAVCGLNPHAGEAAMFGDEDERIVAPAVKKALKAGINAIGPLPSDTVFYRAVRKKEFDAVVCMYHDQGLIPLKLLHFEDGVNTTLGLSIIRTSVDHGTAYDIAWKGVARPESMAAAVLSAAAMAGKRKGRR, from the coding sequence ATGAAACCCCGCATAGCCATAACCATGGGAGACCCTTCCGGGGTCGGCCCGGAGATAATTTTAAAGGCCCTCGGGATAAGGCGCGTAAGAGAGAGCGCCGATATACGCGTTGTCGGCGATGAGGGTGTCTTTGCAAGAGTCTCCAAGAAACTTTCCATACCGTTTCCCATCTCCGTAGAGATAATAAGCGCATCGAAGATAAATGCTGCTGCCGTAAAGCCCGGCAGGCCGTCCATCGAAGGCTCGAAGGCCATGATAGCTGCCATAGAGCTGGCCGTTGACATGGCCGTGACAGGCGAGGCGGACGCAATCGTTACGGCGCCGATAAGCAAGGAGGCCGCAAGGCTCGCGGGCTTCAAGTTCCCAGGGCATACCGAGTTCATAGCCCATCTTACCGGCTCGGATGAGTACGCGATGATGCTTGGCGGGGAGTCGCTAAAGGTCGTGCTCGTGACCATACACGAGGCAATAAAGAACGTGCCGCGCCTTCTTACAGTCGGGAATATTTTGAAAACAATACGCATAACCGATGAATCGTTTAAAAAATATTTCGGCATGAAGAGGCCGCGCATAGCCGTGTGCGGCCTTAACCCGCACGCAGGCGAGGCCGCGATGTTTGGCGACGAAGACGAGCGCATCGTCGCCCCTGCTGTTAAAAAGGCGCTAAAGGCCGGCATTAACGCAATCGGCCCGCTTCCTTCGGACACGGTGTTTTACCGCGCCGTGCGAAAAAAGGAATTCGACGCGGTTGTCTGCATGTACCACGACCAGGGCCTTATACCTCTTAAGCTTCTTCACTTCGAGGACGGGGTTAATACGACACTTGGGCTTTCGATAATACGCACTTCCGTTGACCACGGCACTGCATACGATATCGCGTGGAAGGGTGTGGCACGGCCCGAGAGCATGGCAGCCGCGGTGCTTTCTGCAGCCGCCATGGCAGGGAAGCGAAAGGGCCGCCGGTAA
- a CDS encoding SurA N-terminal domain-containing protein — MRRLFSHKTAVIAAALLAAIVMVSQQASSETVNRIVAVVNGEIITLVELDAAVAAIKGGFKGELSEAKDAEIRNKVLDGLIEEKLVKIYSERAGIDVSEKEIDNAVEDIKRQNRFTHEALVLTLSNSGITYKEYRDQLKEDIRRSKFMNRFIRTKVKMGEDDVRDYYANNIDEFRSEEEVRLMVLFLSGKIDDKKNVARIEAIRGALASGEDFAVLVGRHSDGGHGDKGGDMGYLKKSELSDDYALAIEGLLSGKIAGPIPSKDGVYFFNLVDVRKGEAVPFNEVKDKLADRLYSKLMKQKYDLWIDEVKKIASIEVRL, encoded by the coding sequence GTGAGGCGGCTTTTTTCGCATAAAACGGCGGTCATCGCGGCCGCGCTCCTTGCGGCCATTGTGATGGTTTCGCAACAGGCGTCTTCGGAGACCGTGAACAGGATAGTCGCCGTTGTGAACGGCGAGATAATAACCCTCGTCGAACTCGATGCCGCGGTTGCCGCCATAAAGGGAGGCTTCAAGGGCGAGCTGTCGGAGGCAAAGGACGCCGAGATACGAAACAAGGTGCTCGACGGCCTTATCGAGGAAAAGCTCGTAAAGATATACTCCGAGCGCGCGGGCATAGACGTGAGCGAAAAGGAAATAGACAACGCCGTAGAGGACATAAAGCGGCAAAACAGGTTCACGCACGAGGCCCTTGTCCTAACGCTCTCCAACAGCGGCATAACGTACAAGGAGTACAGGGACCAGTTGAAGGAAGACATCAGGCGAAGCAAGTTTATGAACAGGTTCATACGCACGAAGGTGAAGATGGGCGAAGACGACGTGCGCGACTACTACGCCAACAATATAGACGAGTTTAGAAGCGAGGAAGAGGTGCGCCTGATGGTGCTGTTCCTTTCCGGCAAGATAGACGACAAGAAAAACGTTGCCAGGATAGAGGCCATACGCGGGGCCCTTGCAAGCGGAGAGGACTTTGCCGTGCTCGTCGGCAGGCATTCCGACGGCGGCCACGGAGATAAAGGCGGCGACATGGGGTATCTTAAAAAGAGCGAGCTCTCCGACGATTACGCCCTTGCCATCGAAGGGCTTTTGTCGGGAAAGATAGCCGGCCCCATTCCATCGAAGGACGGGGTGTATTTTTTCAACCTCGTGGACGTTAGAAAGGGCGAGGCCGTGCCGTTTAACGAGGTGAAGGATAAGCTCGCCGACAGGCTTTATTCGAAGCTCATGAAGCAGAAGTACGATTTATGGATAGACGAGGTAAAGAAAATAGCATCCATCGAGGTAAGGCTTTAG
- a CDS encoding peptidyl-prolyl cis-trans isomerase: MYRNRAVVVSAAALVFLVSCNLGGRAEDEKNNSKPLVKVGSQVVTLGEFRASLKRLVPEADNEASEEELRELRKNLLSQLVDEAIILDEAAKRNISVNEAELSKEINVLKEASGDADFKAAIESRYDSFENWKAELSRKLLIKKTVDTVVGTKILVTETDARAYYNANRRDYEVPERVRARMIIVKSEKAAENAKKRLKNESFESVAAAVSVGIEARSGGDLGYFARGDMPPEFEAAIFALNVGGVSQVIKTEYGYHIFKLEEKAEGGNLKFEDVKGKITERLKRERAEDAYNTWMMELKKTVSIDVDMGLLQ; the protein is encoded by the coding sequence ATGTATAGGAACCGTGCGGTTGTTGTCTCAGCCGCGGCCCTTGTTTTTCTCGTTTCGTGCAATCTTGGCGGCAGGGCCGAGGACGAGAAAAACAATTCGAAGCCGCTTGTCAAGGTCGGCTCTCAGGTCGTTACGCTCGGAGAGTTCAGGGCCTCGCTAAAGAGGCTCGTGCCCGAGGCCGATAACGAGGCCTCGGAGGAAGAGCTTCGCGAGTTAAGAAAGAACCTTCTTAGCCAGCTTGTTGACGAGGCCATAATACTCGACGAGGCCGCAAAGCGTAATATCTCGGTAAACGAGGCCGAGCTCTCGAAGGAGATAAATGTTTTAAAAGAGGCCTCCGGAGATGCCGACTTCAAGGCCGCCATAGAGAGCCGCTACGACAGCTTCGAGAACTGGAAGGCCGAGCTTTCTCGAAAGCTCCTTATAAAGAAGACCGTGGATACGGTGGTCGGCACGAAGATACTGGTAACGGAGACAGATGCGAGGGCCTATTATAACGCCAACCGCAGGGACTACGAGGTACCGGAACGGGTAAGGGCCAGGATGATAATCGTCAAGTCCGAGAAGGCTGCGGAGAACGCGAAGAAGAGGCTTAAAAACGAAAGCTTCGAGAGCGTTGCCGCTGCGGTATCTGTTGGCATAGAGGCCAGAAGCGGCGGTGATCTCGGATACTTTGCCAGGGGCGACATGCCCCCCGAGTTCGAGGCCGCGATATTCGCTTTGAACGTCGGCGGCGTAAGCCAGGTAATAAAGACCGAGTACGGTTACCATATATTCAAGCTCGAGGAAAAGGCCGAGGGCGGCAATCTTAAGTTCGAGGACGTAAAGGGCAAGATAACCGAAAGATTGAAGAGAGAACGCGCAGAGGACGCTTATAATACGTGGATGATGGAATTAAAGAAGACGGTATCGATAGACGTGGACATGGGGCTCTTGCAGTGA
- the mfd gene encoding transcription-repair coupling factor, with amino-acid sequence MPDNDTTQRLAFEKAVEGGASLAPGHRCVFSGVTGASKAFFVASIYGKKKASIIVILPTEAGAERFYSDSQFFLGPENVFFYPSTELLPFETDDAHPEIVAKREAFISAIKAATACGSRVFAVTSVDNMAELVFDDAGQLPLALEKGKEYKREDLIDKLLSLGYEKMQMAEELGEMSVRGSIIDVYARPSAETGNYPVRLEFFGDELESLRTFDPLTQRSVRILDKAVITAVSGVELSQAARSAAREKLLDRASETGADRSTWGRFYDMLANRAEVKGLSILRPFFGNKKGRTLLELFSKDNLTVVVCEALETESSIDSLYSDIEAFAPKVPFINPADLYARREELESALSNMPVVELDTLAQRGATVDVSTNLKLRQDIALKKDLTPLRAELRSMLNDGVTVVLTAHNKGQAERMSEIFLDEGAGSGLRVLVGEGFAAAPMPGAVNIRIGSLSAGFRIRGLAVITEEEIFGERIDRRPPKKKKAEELFFDLSDLKEGDHIVHFAHGVGIYKGLERIAADGVEADFLRLEYKDGDRLYVPVSALDQISRYGALEGRAIELDKLGAKTWNKKKARAKKEAERVAGELIKLYAERKAAKGHQFSVPGHMFNEFEAAFEYDETPDQRRAIDDVMKDMGSSSPMDRLVCGDVGYGKTEVAMRAAFRALIDSKQVAVLVPTTILAEQHFRTFRKRFASFPATIEVLSRFRSVAEQREALKKLAAGNIDVIIGTHRLFQKDVIFKDLGLMVIDEEHRFGVRHKERLKEIRRSVDVLTLSATPIPRTLHMAVGGVRDLSIMSTAPEGRLAVTTRVVRDDDEIIRQAIEREIRRDGQIFFVHNRVEGIGAVKARIEEITASITPKVRVGVAHGQMDERELERIMLAFINREYDVLLSTTIIESGLDIPSANTIIVNRADRFGLAELYQLRGRVGRSSHRAYAYFICPDKVSMTADAVKRMEVMGELSEIGSGFRVAAYDLEIRGAGEMLGTAQSGNITEVGFDMYAELLNEAVAELKGEAAEETQRVEVKLKVSQYLPDEYVPDARDRLIFYKRVAMSESDDELFDFMAEAEDRYGKLPALATNLFETKRIELLLRDLHATELAERGGRLYVSFRPDVAEKAPALIDRIMRLARDNKDRFRLMPDSRLVYVMEQGRDSVDQARYMLKELGG; translated from the coding sequence ATGCCGGATAACGATACTACGCAGCGCCTGGCCTTTGAAAAGGCCGTAGAGGGGGGTGCTTCTTTAGCACCGGGGCATAGGTGCGTCTTTTCAGGGGTTACCGGCGCTTCAAAGGCCTTTTTCGTAGCCTCGATTTACGGAAAAAAGAAAGCCTCTATCATTGTAATCCTTCCGACCGAGGCCGGGGCAGAGAGGTTTTACTCGGACTCGCAGTTCTTTCTTGGCCCTGAGAACGTCTTTTTTTATCCTTCAACCGAACTTCTTCCATTCGAAACAGACGATGCGCACCCCGAGATAGTCGCAAAGCGGGAGGCATTCATAAGCGCTATTAAGGCCGCTACTGCCTGTGGCAGCCGTGTCTTTGCCGTAACAAGCGTAGATAACATGGCAGAGCTTGTGTTCGACGACGCGGGGCAGCTGCCGCTCGCTCTTGAGAAAGGCAAGGAATATAAGCGCGAAGACTTGATAGACAAACTCCTCTCGCTTGGCTATGAGAAAATGCAAATGGCCGAGGAGCTTGGAGAGATGAGTGTTCGCGGCTCCATTATAGATGTGTACGCGAGGCCGTCTGCTGAGACAGGGAATTACCCGGTAAGGCTCGAGTTCTTTGGCGACGAGTTAGAGTCTCTACGCACCTTCGACCCTCTGACCCAGCGGTCTGTCAGGATTCTTGATAAGGCCGTTATAACGGCGGTATCTGGTGTCGAGCTTTCACAAGCGGCAAGAAGCGCGGCACGGGAAAAGCTCCTTGACCGCGCTTCCGAGACAGGGGCCGATAGAAGCACCTGGGGCCGCTTCTACGACATGCTTGCCAACAGGGCAGAGGTAAAGGGGCTTTCCATACTAAGGCCTTTCTTTGGCAATAAAAAGGGCAGGACGCTTCTTGAACTTTTTTCAAAGGATAATTTGACGGTCGTCGTGTGCGAGGCCCTGGAAACGGAATCCTCGATAGATTCACTGTATTCGGATATAGAAGCGTTCGCGCCGAAGGTGCCGTTTATAAACCCCGCTGACCTGTATGCCCGAAGAGAGGAGCTTGAATCCGCGCTCTCGAATATGCCGGTAGTCGAGCTCGATACCCTTGCGCAGCGCGGCGCGACAGTTGACGTTTCAACGAACCTGAAGCTTCGTCAGGATATTGCCCTTAAAAAAGACCTTACCCCTCTTCGCGCAGAGCTTCGTTCCATGCTAAACGACGGCGTCACTGTCGTGCTCACGGCGCATAACAAGGGTCAGGCCGAGCGCATGAGCGAGATATTTCTGGATGAAGGCGCAGGTAGCGGCTTAAGGGTGCTTGTTGGCGAGGGGTTTGCCGCCGCGCCCATGCCGGGGGCTGTTAACATACGCATAGGCTCGCTAAGCGCAGGTTTTCGTATACGAGGGCTTGCCGTTATCACGGAGGAAGAGATATTTGGCGAGCGTATAGACAGAAGGCCGCCAAAGAAGAAAAAAGCCGAAGAACTTTTCTTCGACCTGTCAGACTTAAAGGAAGGCGACCATATCGTGCACTTTGCTCACGGTGTGGGCATATACAAGGGGCTTGAGCGTATTGCTGCCGACGGGGTCGAGGCCGATTTTCTTCGTCTCGAATATAAGGACGGCGACAGGCTCTATGTGCCGGTAAGCGCCCTTGACCAGATATCGCGCTACGGCGCTTTGGAGGGCAGGGCGATAGAGCTCGATAAGCTCGGCGCAAAGACGTGGAATAAGAAAAAGGCGCGGGCAAAGAAGGAGGCAGAACGGGTCGCCGGAGAGCTCATAAAGCTCTATGCCGAGAGAAAGGCTGCCAAAGGCCACCAATTCAGTGTTCCGGGCCACATGTTTAACGAGTTCGAGGCTGCCTTTGAGTATGACGAGACACCGGACCAGAGAAGAGCCATAGACGACGTTATGAAGGACATGGGAAGCTCATCCCCCATGGACCGTCTTGTTTGCGGGGACGTAGGGTATGGCAAGACCGAGGTGGCGATGAGGGCCGCGTTTCGGGCCCTCATCGATTCAAAGCAGGTTGCAGTGCTCGTGCCGACCACCATTTTGGCTGAGCAGCACTTTCGCACTTTCAGAAAACGTTTTGCGTCATTTCCGGCAACTATCGAAGTGCTTAGCCGCTTTAGAAGCGTGGCAGAGCAGCGCGAGGCGCTAAAGAAACTCGCGGCAGGGAATATCGACGTTATCATCGGCACGCACAGGCTCTTTCAAAAGGACGTTATCTTCAAAGACCTCGGGCTGATGGTCATAGACGAGGAGCACCGCTTCGGCGTAAGGCATAAGGAGCGGCTAAAGGAAATAAGAAGGTCGGTTGACGTGCTGACCCTTAGCGCAACTCCAATACCAAGGACGCTGCATATGGCGGTTGGAGGCGTGCGCGACTTGAGCATAATGAGCACTGCTCCAGAGGGCCGCCTTGCCGTTACTACGCGCGTTGTAAGGGATGACGATGAAATAATACGCCAGGCCATAGAGCGCGAGATACGGCGTGACGGTCAGATATTCTTCGTGCATAACAGGGTCGAAGGCATAGGCGCGGTTAAGGCAAGGATAGAGGAGATAACCGCATCAATAACGCCGAAGGTGAGGGTAGGGGTTGCGCACGGGCAGATGGATGAACGAGAGCTCGAGCGCATAATGCTTGCCTTCATAAACAGGGAATACGACGTGCTTCTTTCGACGACTATAATAGAATCCGGCCTGGACATACCATCTGCCAACACCATTATCGTGAACCGCGCAGACCGCTTCGGCCTTGCCGAGCTCTACCAGTTAAGGGGCCGCGTTGGAAGAAGCAGCCACCGTGCCTACGCGTACTTCATATGCCCGGACAAGGTCTCTATGACAGCGGACGCGGTAAAGAGGATGGAGGTAATGGGAGAGCTCTCGGAAATCGGCTCGGGGTTTAGGGTCGCGGCCTATGATTTGGAAATCCGCGGCGCAGGCGAGATGCTTGGCACGGCGCAGTCGGGCAATATCACGGAGGTGGGCTTTGACATGTATGCCGAGCTTCTAAACGAGGCAGTGGCCGAGCTTAAGGGCGAGGCTGCAGAAGAGACGCAAAGAGTCGAGGTAAAGCTCAAGGTGTCGCAGTACCTGCCAGATGAGTACGTTCCAGATGCGCGTGACAGGCTGATATTCTATAAGCGCGTTGCCATGTCTGAGAGCGATGACGAGCTCTTCGACTTCATGGCAGAGGCCGAGGACAGGTACGGTAAGCTCCCGGCGCTTGCAACGAACCTTTTTGAGACAAAGCGCATAGAGCTTCTTCTAAGGGATTTGCACGCAACCGAACTCGCCGAACGGGGCGGCAGGCTTTATGTGTCGTTTCGGCCCGATGTGGCAGAGAAGGCCCCTGCTTTGATAGACAGGATAATGCGTCTTGCCAGGGATAATAAGGACAGGTTTCGGCTCATGCCGGATTCGAGGCTCGTTTATGTAATGGAGCAGGGCAGGGATTCCGTTGACCAGGCCAGATATATGTTGAAAGAACTCGGCGGGTAG
- the nadA gene encoding quinolinate synthase NadA, giving the protein MPEDKREALKKEIRGLLKERNAIMLAHNYQRDEVQEIADITGDSLALSQNAASSAADVIVFCGVHFMAESAAILSPEKTVILPRLDAGCPMADMIDAEGLIREKKKRPGVPVVAYVNTTAAVKAESDICCTSANGAKVVESLKEDSAYLIPDRNLAHWISLKSKKKLEWWDGYCPTHERLTVSDVEAAKKEHPGALFVCHPECTPEVVSIADHVCSTSGMYKFAKESKAKTLIIGTEMGILWRLKKENPEKIFILASKALICPNMKLITLEDVLESLKEMKNVVKVSEEIRVRAKKALDKMLAVPRDF; this is encoded by the coding sequence ATGCCTGAGGACAAAAGAGAAGCGCTAAAAAAAGAGATACGCGGGCTCTTGAAGGAGCGTAACGCCATCATGCTCGCGCATAATTACCAGAGGGACGAGGTCCAGGAGATAGCCGATATCACCGGCGACTCGCTTGCCCTTAGCCAGAACGCGGCCTCATCAGCGGCAGATGTCATCGTGTTTTGCGGAGTGCACTTTATGGCCGAGAGCGCTGCGATTTTATCGCCTGAGAAAACCGTGATACTTCCAAGGCTTGATGCCGGCTGTCCCATGGCCGATATGATAGACGCAGAAGGGCTTATAAGAGAGAAGAAAAAGCGGCCCGGCGTGCCTGTTGTCGCGTACGTGAACACCACTGCCGCTGTAAAGGCAGAGTCGGATATATGCTGCACTTCCGCAAACGGCGCAAAGGTCGTTGAATCCCTTAAGGAAGACAGCGCCTACCTTATCCCCGATAGAAACCTTGCGCACTGGATATCTCTAAAGTCGAAGAAAAAGCTCGAGTGGTGGGACGGCTACTGCCCAACACACGAGCGGCTTACGGTTAGCGACGTCGAGGCAGCTAAAAAAGAGCACCCGGGCGCGCTGTTTGTATGCCACCCTGAGTGCACGCCCGAGGTCGTAAGCATTGCCGACCATGTCTGCTCCACCTCCGGCATGTACAAGTTCGCGAAAGAGTCAAAGGCAAAGACTCTTATAATCGGCACGGAGATGGGCATCCTCTGGAGGCTTAAAAAGGAAAATCCGGAGAAGATATTTATCCTTGCCTCAAAGGCGCTTATATGCCCGAACATGAAGCTTATAACGCTTGAGGACGTGCTGGAAAGCTTAAAAGAGATGAAGAACGTCGTCAAGGTATCAGAAGAAATCCGCGTGCGCGCAAAGAAGGCACTTGATAAGATGCTAGCTGTTCCAAGGGATTTCTAA